In a genomic window of Cerasicoccus sp. TK19100:
- a CDS encoding YhjD/YihY/BrkB family envelope integrity protein: MDSDKSKSQPWWRRAQDEVNALPGLVRDEIWHTGHLEDSSNKAKFFAFLRVFALTWDGILNNRIPSQAAALSYYTLIALGPLIAIGIMISGFVMPDGGRDKIADKITEAVYFVVPSANQAGDTNVITVPEDDAKPGEVAEGETLEKQEAEDDIEAVIDYLVDNSRSSTIGILGSVMLIFISIQLLSTIEKTFNSIWGVKQGRSLIQQFVFYWAIISLGAVVAVALTFGLYGKIASTFDSLPLGNLFQESFLALTPVFIFILTVLLLTLFIRFMPNATVNWKPAILGALVVAGLLYLNQSVGFLYIGFVVRQKSLFGAVGILPVLLFGLFIFWLFLLLGGQVTYAIQNANRLTHQRAWENNSRRTRELLAIAVYTIIARRFENCEPPLSVDELSERIRVPINTLNHTISDLIEVGLLSVVEPDSQHDTVRYQPGRPVDSVTLSAFKDRLELKGNNEALRLLIDADPIVQQYQDLLLDMADDHPGRVSLKELISDSGKPRAADRQVS; this comes from the coding sequence ATGGACAGCGATAAGTCCAAATCACAACCATGGTGGCGCCGCGCGCAGGATGAAGTTAACGCGTTGCCTGGCTTGGTGCGTGATGAAATCTGGCACACGGGACACCTGGAAGACAGCTCGAACAAGGCCAAGTTTTTTGCCTTTCTGCGCGTGTTTGCGCTGACTTGGGATGGCATCCTGAACAACCGCATTCCGAGCCAGGCGGCAGCGCTCAGCTACTACACACTCATCGCGCTGGGACCGCTGATCGCTATTGGCATCATGATCTCCGGATTCGTCATGCCGGATGGCGGGCGCGACAAGATTGCGGATAAAATCACCGAGGCGGTGTATTTCGTCGTCCCTTCGGCGAATCAGGCTGGGGATACAAATGTGATCACCGTGCCCGAGGACGACGCCAAGCCGGGCGAGGTTGCCGAGGGCGAGACGCTCGAAAAACAAGAGGCGGAGGACGATATCGAGGCGGTCATTGATTACTTGGTCGATAATTCGCGATCCAGCACGATCGGGATATTAGGCTCGGTGATGCTGATCTTTATCAGCATTCAGTTGCTCTCAACCATCGAGAAAACCTTCAATTCGATCTGGGGCGTGAAGCAGGGCAGGTCGTTGATTCAGCAGTTTGTCTTTTACTGGGCGATTATCTCGTTGGGCGCGGTCGTGGCCGTGGCCTTGACGTTCGGCTTATACGGAAAAATCGCCTCAACCTTCGACAGTTTACCCTTGGGTAATCTCTTCCAGGAATCCTTTTTGGCGCTGACGCCGGTTTTCATTTTCATCCTCACGGTGCTGCTGTTGACGCTGTTTATCCGCTTCATGCCCAATGCGACGGTAAACTGGAAACCCGCCATCCTGGGGGCTTTGGTTGTCGCGGGCCTGCTTTACCTGAACCAATCCGTCGGCTTCCTCTACATAGGTTTTGTGGTTCGCCAAAAGAGTCTCTTTGGCGCGGTGGGCATCCTGCCGGTGCTGCTCTTTGGGCTGTTTATCTTTTGGCTGTTTCTGCTGCTGGGGGGGCAAGTTACGTATGCGATCCAGAACGCCAACCGCCTGACGCACCAGCGTGCTTGGGAAAACAACAGCCGTCGCACGCGCGAGCTGCTCGCCATCGCCGTTTACACGATCATTGCCCGCCGCTTCGAGAATTGCGAGCCGCCACTCTCGGTAGACGAGCTTAGTGAGCGCATTCGCGTGCCGATCAATACGCTCAACCACACCATTTCTGATTTGATCGAAGTGGGGCTGCTTAGCGTAGTCGAGCCCGACAGCCAGCACGACACAGTGCGTTACCAGCCGGGCCGACCGGTGGATTCCGTTACGCTGTCGGCGTTTAAAGACCGCCTTGAGTTAAAGGGTAATAACGAGGCCCTGCGCCTTCTCATCGACGCCGACCCCATCGTGCAGCAATACCAGGACCTCTTGCTCGACATGGCCGATGATCACCCTGGACGCGTTTCGCTTAAGGAGCTGATCTCGGATTCCGGCAAGCCCCGTGCCGCCGACCGACAGGTGTCCTGA
- a CDS encoding DUF2442 domain-containing protein — MNPRVTKVIPEENYCLLLEFTNGERREFDVSPYLDKGIFTQLKEKSYFQQARVSMGTVEWPKGQDFCPDTLFEQSRVIA; from the coding sequence ATGAATCCACGCGTCACAAAAGTCATCCCTGAAGAGAATTACTGCCTGTTGTTGGAATTCACCAACGGCGAGCGGAGAGAATTCGATGTATCGCCTTACTTAGACAAAGGTATCTTCACTCAGTTGAAAGAGAAATCCTATTTTCAGCAAGCGCGGGTGAGCATGGGAACGGTCGAGTGGCCTAAGGGACAGGATTTTTGCCCCGATACCCTTTTCGAGCAGTCGAGAGTGATTGCCTGA
- a CDS encoding small basic protein, whose protein sequence is MSQHPSFKKGAAAALRKRSVLKRFERVDILKSRGHWEEGDRVTGLRKTKPSE, encoded by the coding sequence ATGTCTCAGCATCCAAGTTTTAAGAAAGGCGCCGCCGCTGCTCTCCGTAAGCGCAGCGTGCTCAAGCGTTTTGAACGTGTCGACATCCTCAAGTCCCGTGGACATTGGGAAGAAGGCGACCGCGTAACCGGTCTGCGTAAAACCAAGCCGAGCGAGTAA
- a CDS encoding YceH family protein, translated as MEPDFSPEELRVLGCLIEKERTTPEQYPLSLNALRLACNQKTSRDPIVDYDEDEVTLALEALRDRGLVFYVRQSGARVTKYRHDATDKLNLQPDELTLLALLFLRGPQTVGELRSRSDRMYGFASIDAVEETLQRLINFEDGPLVRLQTRRTGQKEGRYEHTWAPAAEPSLVGEEPVEAVSAPKPQPTADDSELRAELEALQARVAELEAQFAEFRRQFE; from the coding sequence ATGGAACCCGATTTTAGCCCTGAAGAACTCCGCGTGCTCGGCTGCCTCATTGAAAAGGAGCGCACCACGCCGGAGCAGTATCCACTTTCGCTCAATGCCCTCCGCCTGGCGTGCAACCAGAAGACCAGCCGCGATCCCATTGTCGACTACGATGAAGACGAGGTGACGCTGGCACTGGAGGCCTTGCGGGACCGCGGGCTGGTGTTCTACGTTCGCCAGAGCGGTGCCCGGGTAACCAAATACCGCCACGACGCCACGGATAAGCTAAACCTCCAGCCCGACGAGCTGACCCTGCTCGCGCTGCTCTTTCTGCGTGGACCGCAAACCGTGGGTGAGCTGCGCAGCCGCAGCGACCGCATGTATGGCTTTGCCTCCATCGATGCCGTCGAGGAAACGCTGCAACGGCTGATCAACTTTGAAGACGGCCCGCTGGTGCGTCTACAGACTCGTCGAACCGGCCAGAAAGAAGGCCGCTACGAACACACTTGGGCACCAGCCGCCGAGCCTTCACTGGTAGGTGAGGAGCCCGTTGAAGCAGTATCCGCTCCCAAGCCACAACCCACGGCCGATGATTCCGAGTTGCGCGCCGAGCTGGAGGCCCTGCAAGCCCGCGTTGCCGAGCTGGAAGCGCAGTTCGCCGAGTTTCGTCGGCAGTTCGAGTAA
- a CDS encoding tetratricopeptide repeat protein, protein MSDTLTEESINQLDPRLRKQIEGARKNLSKNPSIVITVCMNILERHPGCLDLRKLLRQAQERAKSGKTSGMSKFIGKVTSAPFAQKAKKGIEKDPVAVMTQAEKSITDNPSLPLGHRLLGQAAEKLELWETAVFAYEKLVEVDKTEENQIMLANALIHAKRPKEAILIGDRILHANAACEAAQELVRRASVAESMDRGKWEEEGGFRDKLADEEKAIELEQQARVVNDEDTVEKLVGKNLKLLEAEPENLTLYREIINGYRTIGNYTKALDYIRKARTTSAGSSDPTLERMEIDMNLSIKRSEVEALEQKLEAEPDNEAIQAELVELKAQEHKFKLENALRIVEKYPNDYGARYDLGLLFFEEGNYDKAMGEFQKATRNPKVRVKAIMMLGRSMAAKGIYDMAVQQFEEAKKELKLMDETKKEVIYELASAHEENGDMEKAIAEYKIIYSNDIGYRDVADKINNFYTQKNNA, encoded by the coding sequence ATGAGCGACACCCTTACCGAAGAATCCATCAACCAACTTGATCCACGCCTGCGCAAGCAAATCGAAGGCGCCCGTAAGAATTTGAGCAAAAACCCGTCGATCGTCATCACGGTTTGCATGAACATTCTGGAACGCCACCCCGGCTGCCTGGATCTGCGCAAGCTTTTGCGCCAAGCGCAGGAGCGCGCCAAGTCTGGCAAGACCAGCGGTATGAGCAAGTTTATCGGTAAGGTAACCAGCGCACCCTTTGCCCAAAAGGCGAAGAAGGGCATCGAAAAAGACCCGGTCGCCGTGATGACACAGGCCGAGAAGAGCATTACCGACAACCCGAGCCTGCCGTTGGGACACCGTCTGCTAGGCCAGGCTGCCGAGAAGCTGGAGCTTTGGGAAACCGCAGTTTTCGCTTACGAGAAATTGGTCGAAGTCGACAAGACTGAGGAAAACCAAATCATGCTCGCCAATGCGTTGATCCATGCCAAGCGCCCGAAGGAAGCCATTTTGATCGGTGACCGCATTCTCCACGCCAATGCCGCCTGTGAAGCGGCGCAGGAGCTGGTGCGCCGTGCATCCGTCGCCGAGTCGATGGACCGAGGCAAGTGGGAAGAAGAGGGCGGCTTCCGCGACAAGCTGGCCGACGAAGAAAAGGCGATCGAGCTGGAGCAGCAGGCCCGTGTGGTTAACGACGAAGACACGGTCGAAAAGCTCGTTGGCAAGAACCTCAAGCTCCTCGAAGCCGAGCCGGAAAACCTCACGCTTTACCGCGAAATAATCAACGGCTACCGCACGATCGGCAACTACACCAAAGCACTGGATTACATTCGCAAGGCCCGCACCACATCCGCCGGCTCGAGTGATCCGACGCTTGAGCGCATGGAGATCGACATGAATCTCTCCATCAAGCGCAGCGAAGTTGAAGCGCTGGAGCAGAAGCTCGAAGCCGAGCCGGACAACGAAGCCATTCAGGCGGAGCTGGTCGAGCTCAAGGCCCAGGAGCACAAGTTCAAGCTGGAGAACGCCTTGCGCATCGTGGAGAAGTATCCAAACGATTATGGCGCACGCTACGATCTGGGCCTCTTGTTCTTCGAAGAGGGCAATTACGACAAGGCGATGGGTGAGTTCCAGAAGGCCACTCGCAACCCAAAGGTCCGCGTGAAGGCGATCATGATGCTTGGCCGTTCGATGGCCGCCAAGGGCATTTACGATATGGCCGTTCAGCAGTTTGAGGAAGCCAAGAAGGAGCTGAAGCTCATGGATGAAACCAAGAAGGAAGTCATCTACGAGCTGGCCAGCGCCCACGAGGAAAACGGTGACATGGAAAAGGCGATCGCAGAGTACAAGATCATCTACTCCAACGACATCGGCTATCGTGACGTGGCGGACAAAATCAACAATTTCTACACTCAGAAGAACAACGCTTAA
- a CDS encoding sulfatase family protein — protein MSQESPVTPGMKRRDFLKFGPAAAAASMGLSASANAATGTASATSDTASTMFKKRPNIVFVFSDEHRWQSLPFTEMPECVAPNMTKLAQQGTRFDNTCATSPVCTPFRGILLTGQWPHQSGYISNDTVTRTDAIGVSTPTIAHMFKDAGYQTGYVGKWHLMNETCQHAGFDTFKHWLYGDNHWETEVRDIPSGEAFKTVTGYNAVGMTDQAIDFVNENAGGDKPFMLMLSLNPPHWRWDDSPEEFYALYPDDNLPYRPNVEDKQRNTPKQHEFYRHYHGHISAVDRELGRMMDALDAAGIADDTILIYTSDHGSSFGSNGVYNKGNPYDEAVRVPFIVRWPGKVPAGAIAEHNLGTIDLVPTLCGLAGFEAPAHCTGQGFTKAFLGQPGAPDPESQFLIINNFKRNYYRSRLMDDERSDFNPFRAVRGKRYTYAVDRFGDWFLYDNKADPFQMKNLANDPAHAKIRDKMAAELDAWLAKAEDPFIDESLRSSDYGQRVRIQNEYYSLEDSFGQWEQLKNDALQPYLARANAAQKQQFEALGSDIFDLNWFGEWKALDYELTTKRRSTNLSKEELQTKQDALNLQTNEKLTAGAEKILAA, from the coding sequence ATGTCTCAGGAATCCCCTGTTACTCCCGGCATGAAGCGCCGGGATTTTTTGAAGTTTGGCCCCGCTGCGGCGGCGGCTTCCATGGGCCTAAGCGCGTCGGCGAATGCCGCGACCGGCACGGCCAGCGCGACCAGCGACACCGCCTCCACCATGTTTAAAAAACGCCCTAACATCGTCTTTGTCTTTAGCGACGAGCATCGCTGGCAGAGCCTCCCCTTCACCGAGATGCCCGAGTGCGTCGCGCCGAATATGACCAAGCTCGCGCAGCAAGGCACGCGCTTTGACAACACCTGCGCGACCTCGCCCGTGTGCACGCCGTTTCGCGGCATTTTGCTGACCGGTCAATGGCCACACCAGAGCGGCTACATCAGCAACGACACCGTCACCCGCACGGACGCTATCGGCGTCAGCACGCCCACCATCGCGCACATGTTTAAGGACGCCGGTTACCAGACGGGCTACGTCGGCAAGTGGCACCTGATGAACGAAACCTGCCAGCACGCCGGCTTCGACACGTTCAAGCATTGGCTTTACGGCGACAACCACTGGGAAACCGAGGTGCGCGACATCCCCTCGGGCGAGGCGTTTAAAACCGTGACCGGCTACAATGCCGTGGGCATGACCGATCAGGCCATCGACTTCGTCAACGAGAACGCGGGCGGCGACAAGCCCTTCATGCTGATGCTCTCGCTCAACCCGCCGCACTGGCGCTGGGACGACTCCCCCGAAGAATTTTACGCGCTCTACCCGGACGACAACCTGCCCTACCGCCCCAACGTCGAGGATAAGCAGCGAAACACGCCCAAGCAGCACGAGTTTTACCGCCACTACCACGGCCACATCAGCGCCGTCGACCGCGAGCTGGGCCGCATGATGGACGCCCTCGACGCCGCCGGCATTGCCGACGACACCATCCTCATTTACACGAGCGACCACGGCAGTTCCTTCGGCTCCAACGGCGTTTACAACAAGGGCAACCCCTACGATGAGGCCGTTCGCGTGCCGTTCATCGTCCGCTGGCCGGGCAAGGTGCCCGCTGGCGCGATTGCCGAGCACAACCTGGGCACCATCGACCTCGTGCCCACACTCTGCGGCCTGGCGGGCTTTGAGGCGCCTGCGCACTGCACTGGGCAGGGCTTCACCAAGGCTTTCCTCGGCCAGCCCGGCGCTCCCGACCCGGAGTCGCAGTTTTTGATAATCAACAACTTCAAGCGCAACTACTACCGCTCGCGGCTCATGGACGATGAGCGCAGCGATTTCAACCCCTTCCGCGCCGTCCGTGGCAAGCGCTACACCTACGCCGTGGACCGCTTTGGCGACTGGTTTCTCTACGACAACAAGGCGGACCCGTTCCAAATGAAGAACCTCGCGAATGATCCGGCTCACGCCAAAATTCGCGACAAGATGGCGGCCGAGCTCGACGCCTGGCTCGCCAAGGCTGAAGACCCCTTTATCGACGAATCCCTGCGCAGTAGCGACTACGGCCAGCGCGTCCGCATCCAGAATGAATACTACTCGCTAGAGGACTCCTTCGGACAGTGGGAGCAGCTGAAAAACGACGCCCTCCAGCCCTACCTGGCCCGCGCCAATGCCGCGCAAAAGCAGCAGTTCGAAGCCCTCGGCAGTGATATCTTCGACCTCAACTGGTTCGGCGAATGGAAGGCGCTCGATTACGAGCTGACCACCAAGCGCCGCAGCACGAATCTCTCGAAAGAGGAGCTGCAGACCAAACAGGATGCGCTAAATTTGCAGACGAACGAAAAGCTCACCGCCGGGGCTGAAAAAATTCTGGCCGCCTAG
- a CDS encoding DUF4160 domain-containing protein, with translation MPVISMFYGIIVALYFFDTGKHNRPHIHVKYQGEEAVVGIPDGEIIEGGIQKSRMKLVQAWIEIHRDELMADWELAVNGQEVFKIEPLK, from the coding sequence ATGCCCGTCATATCAATGTTTTACGGTATTATCGTGGCTCTGTATTTCTTCGATACTGGGAAGCATAACCGTCCTCATATCCACGTTAAGTATCAGGGTGAGGAGGCGGTTGTCGGGATTCCCGATGGTGAGATCATCGAAGGCGGCATTCAGAAAAGCCGCATGAAATTAGTTCAGGCATGGATCGAAATTCATCGTGATGAGCTGATGGCCGACTGGGAATTGGCCGTAAACGGACAGGAAGTCTTCAAAATCGAACCACTAAAATAA
- the gpmA gene encoding 2,3-diphosphoglycerate-dependent phosphoglycerate mutase, protein MYKIVLLRHGESQWNLENRFTGWTDVNLTAEGEKQARAAGEVLKKEGFKFDVAYTSVLTRAIRTLNLALEEMGLNYIPVIKHWRLNERHYGALQGLDKAETAAKHGEDQVKIWRRSYDIPPPPLEESDERHPANEPQYADLPKDDKPATECLKDTVERFLPYWEVEIKPQVAAGKSVVIAAHGNSLRALYKHLAKVSDDDIIGVNIPTGMPLVFELDENFETQKFYYLGDPEAVKAAMEAVANQGKAK, encoded by the coding sequence ATGTATAAGATTGTTTTGCTGCGCCATGGCGAAAGCCAATGGAATCTGGAAAACCGCTTCACGGGCTGGACGGACGTCAACCTGACGGCTGAAGGCGAAAAGCAGGCGCGCGCCGCTGGCGAAGTCCTCAAGAAGGAGGGCTTTAAGTTCGACGTGGCCTACACGTCGGTGCTCACCCGCGCGATCCGCACGCTCAACCTCGCTCTGGAGGAAATGGGCCTCAATTACATTCCCGTGATCAAGCACTGGCGCCTGAACGAGCGTCACTACGGTGCCCTGCAGGGCCTCGACAAGGCTGAGACCGCCGCCAAGCACGGCGAAGACCAGGTCAAGATCTGGCGCCGCAGCTACGACATTCCGCCGCCACCGCTGGAAGAGTCCGACGAGCGCCACCCGGCCAACGAGCCGCAATACGCCGACCTGCCCAAGGACGACAAGCCCGCCACCGAGTGCCTCAAGGACACCGTGGAGCGCTTCCTGCCTTACTGGGAAGTTGAGATCAAGCCGCAGGTCGCCGCTGGCAAGAGCGTAGTCATCGCCGCGCACGGCAACAGCCTCCGCGCCCTTTACAAGCACCTTGCCAAGGTGTCCGACGACGACATTATCGGCGTCAACATCCCTACGGGCATGCCGCTGGTTTTCGAGCTCGATGAAAACTTCGAGACCCAGAAGTTCTACTATCTGGGCGATCCGGAAGCGGTGAAGGCCGCGATGGAAGCCGTCGCCAACCAGGGCAAGGCCAAGTAA
- a CDS encoding PstS family phosphate ABC transporter substrate-binding protein → MKNNPITRIVQTALLSAFGSLFIAGCTESTSNNSSASSAPASEPMQTQTAYATTTSTPSKSYFDESAPSTTVRTTSVQPVAPVYPSLPHYAPEDAVRGRLRSIGSDTMDGIVADWEKDFKNYHPGIRVIHEGKGSSTAIPALVEGRSDFGPMSRAVKPAEAEKFQQKFGYAPTSMPVAIDALAVYVHPDNPIKDRGLSMSELDAIFSSTRRRGYSQDIKTWGDLGLTGSWANKPINVYSRNSASGTYGFFKDEVLKKGDFKSSNRELAGSEEVVRSVENDPYGIGYSGFGYKTPNVAVAPLSDGGSYVAANQTNAVNGTYPLSRNLFLTFNHRPGSEPKTLHAEFIRYVYSDQGQDKVEKNGYFPVSSATAKEQLASLGL, encoded by the coding sequence ATGAAAAACAATCCGATCACACGCATCGTTCAGACAGCCTTGCTGAGCGCCTTCGGCAGCCTGTTCATCGCCGGTTGCACCGAAAGCACCTCCAATAACTCCTCGGCATCCTCGGCACCTGCTTCCGAGCCGATGCAGACCCAAACCGCCTACGCGACCACCACGTCCACGCCTTCCAAGTCTTACTTCGACGAGTCGGCACCGAGCACCACCGTGCGCACGACCAGCGTGCAGCCCGTGGCACCGGTTTACCCGTCCCTCCCGCATTACGCGCCGGAAGACGCTGTTCGCGGCCGCTTGCGCTCCATCGGTTCGGACACCATGGACGGCATCGTCGCCGACTGGGAAAAGGACTTCAAAAACTACCACCCGGGCATCCGCGTGATTCACGAGGGTAAGGGCTCCTCCACCGCGATTCCTGCTCTAGTTGAAGGCCGTTCGGACTTTGGCCCAATGAGCCGCGCCGTCAAGCCAGCCGAAGCAGAGAAGTTTCAGCAAAAGTTCGGCTATGCGCCGACCTCCATGCCCGTCGCCATTGACGCGCTCGCCGTCTATGTCCACCCGGACAACCCGATCAAGGACCGCGGCCTGTCGATGTCTGAGCTCGATGCGATCTTCTCCTCCACCCGTCGCCGTGGCTACAGTCAGGACATCAAGACTTGGGGTGACCTCGGCCTGACCGGCTCCTGGGCCAACAAGCCGATCAATGTTTACAGCCGCAACAGCGCCTCCGGCACCTACGGCTTCTTCAAGGACGAAGTCCTCAAGAAGGGCGACTTCAAGTCCAGCAATCGTGAGCTGGCCGGCTCCGAAGAAGTGGTTCGCTCCGTGGAAAATGACCCCTACGGCATCGGCTACAGCGGCTTTGGCTACAAGACGCCAAACGTCGCCGTGGCTCCGCTGTCCGACGGCGGTTCCTACGTCGCTGCCAACCAGACCAACGCGGTCAACGGCACCTATCCGCTTTCGCGCAATCTCTTCCTCACCTTCAACCACCGCCCCGGCTCCGAGCCCAAAACGCTGCACGCCGAGTTCATTCGCTACGTTTACAGCGATCAGGGCCAGGACAAAGTCGAGAAGAACGGTTACTTCCCCGTCAGCTCAGCCACGGCGAAAGAGCAACTGGCGTCACTTGGCCTCTAG
- a CDS encoding BNR-4 repeat-containing protein codes for MPHAPSFARHGSEKMIYDIRMGPQCIHHEGEYFAAYQANPKGGKALPHIIKRGRDGQWSEPVVLGDVKTYDHHLAPVIWLDAELRIHALYHCHITAHESVHVVSKAPLDITQWEPAPPVAPSISYPSVFPLRDGRVLLFHRPLGHMGYWTYQVSSDGGFSWRHPARPLVDFDRDPKIPGDDWAGSYHSAAISPDGQRLCLAFVYWDERLWPHPRYGRSMGHRNRCHLYYAELELASGELRNIDGELLPRPLNRKQAEQCLVWDTGDRLTNMPAISFDAEDSPCLAVPLSESSPQDCAFWFIRRESGQWRRTKITDTNDTWNAAHLERPDDKSFTAWLVVNDAVTALPYGGGELQEWRSADKGETWARQASISPSDNYLCNNPRPVIDRFGQPLPRTLLFFGWPGPHGICQAPDGTLAEGTFTGEAFLWREGQWL; via the coding sequence ATGCCGCATGCTCCTTCCTTTGCGCGGCACGGCAGCGAAAAGATGATCTACGACATCCGGATGGGGCCGCAGTGCATCCACCATGAGGGCGAGTATTTCGCGGCTTATCAGGCCAATCCCAAGGGCGGCAAAGCGCTGCCGCATATCATCAAGCGTGGCCGCGATGGACAGTGGTCTGAGCCGGTGGTGCTGGGCGATGTGAAGACCTACGATCACCACCTGGCACCGGTCATCTGGCTGGATGCCGAGCTGCGTATCCATGCCCTTTACCATTGCCACATTACGGCGCACGAGTCGGTGCATGTGGTGTCCAAGGCTCCGCTCGACATTACCCAATGGGAGCCCGCGCCGCCGGTCGCCCCGTCGATCAGCTACCCCAGCGTGTTCCCACTGCGCGACGGGCGTGTCCTGCTGTTTCACCGTCCCCTCGGGCACATGGGCTACTGGACTTATCAAGTTTCGAGCGATGGCGGTTTCTCTTGGCGGCATCCGGCGAGGCCGCTGGTTGACTTTGACCGCGATCCGAAAATCCCGGGCGACGACTGGGCGGGCAGTTACCACAGCGCAGCGATCAGCCCGGATGGGCAACGCCTTTGCCTGGCCTTCGTCTACTGGGATGAACGCCTGTGGCCGCACCCACGCTACGGTCGCTCGATGGGGCACCGCAACCGGTGTCACCTCTATTATGCTGAGTTAGAGCTCGCGAGCGGTGAGCTGCGCAACATCGACGGCGAGCTGTTGCCCCGCCCACTCAACCGCAAGCAGGCCGAGCAGTGCCTCGTGTGGGATACGGGCGACCGGCTCACCAATATGCCAGCGATCAGCTTCGACGCCGAGGACAGCCCTTGCCTCGCGGTTCCCCTTTCGGAAAGCAGCCCGCAGGATTGCGCGTTCTGGTTTATCCGGCGCGAGAGTGGACAATGGCGTCGCACGAAAATCACCGACACTAACGATACCTGGAACGCCGCCCATCTGGAGCGCCCGGATGACAAGTCATTCACTGCTTGGCTGGTGGTTAATGACGCGGTGACTGCCCTGCCCTACGGCGGCGGTGAATTGCAGGAATGGCGCTCAGCCGATAAGGGCGAGACGTGGGCACGACAAGCGAGCATCAGCCCGTCTGACAACTACCTTTGCAATAACCCGCGACCCGTAATCGACCGCTTCGGTCAACCGCTGCCGCGCACGCTGCTGTTCTTCGGTTGGCCGGGACCTCACGGCATTTGCCAAGCGCCGGACGGCACGCTGGCCGAAGGCACCTTTACCGGCGAAGCGTTTTTGTGGCGCGAGGGGCAGTGGTTGTAG